The Hymenobacter oligotrophus genome has a window encoding:
- a CDS encoding glycosyltransferase, whose amino-acid sequence MMLPHWLAAAACLPAVVYAAAFWQYRHHWLKLSIAANQPQAPRPHAPATGETPVVSVLIAARNEAANLPLLLTDLGQQTWLQQGGRFEVVVVDDHSTDDTAAVVQAVAANSPYVLRLLRLAEQPGQPTGKKAAIVAAIAQARARWVLCTDADCRVPAGWLAAYAQVFGNPEVQFVSGSVLLTGKGLLAGLQGLELAALVGTGAASIGAGAPTMCNGANLAYQRAAFYEVGGFGGNAHVPSGDDEFLLHKMAEAYPQGIQFLKHPEATVHTAAQPTLGALLQQRVRWASKWRHYQSGASRGLAVLVLAANVGLWALVGLLLWQASVWPWVLAAWALKLGADVAFLNPVLRFFERRKWLMLVPLLQLVYPPYALAVGLLGLRGGYRWKGRQMAAKKTEMPRSVGVPGAAS is encoded by the coding sequence ATGATGCTGCCCCATTGGTTGGCGGCCGCCGCGTGCCTGCCCGCAGTTGTGTACGCCGCCGCATTTTGGCAATACCGCCACCACTGGCTGAAGCTCTCCATAGCTGCCAATCAGCCCCAAGCACCTAGGCCACATGCCCCGGCAACAGGGGAGACGCCGGTGGTATCGGTGCTGATAGCTGCCCGCAACGAGGCTGCCAACCTGCCGCTGCTGCTCACCGACCTAGGCCAGCAAACGTGGCTGCAGCAAGGTGGCCGCTTCGAGGTAGTTGTGGTTGATGACCATTCGACCGACGATACCGCCGCCGTAGTGCAGGCAGTTGCGGCCAACAGCCCTTACGTACTGCGCTTGCTGCGCCTGGCCGAGCAACCTGGCCAGCCCACGGGCAAAAAAGCGGCTATCGTGGCGGCTATTGCGCAGGCCCGTGCGCGGTGGGTGCTCTGCACCGATGCCGACTGCCGCGTGCCCGCGGGTTGGCTAGCGGCCTATGCGCAGGTGTTTGGCAATCCGGAGGTGCAGTTTGTGAGTGGCTCGGTGCTGCTTACCGGTAAGGGATTGTTGGCAGGACTGCAGGGCCTCGAATTAGCAGCTTTAGTTGGCACCGGCGCAGCCAGCATTGGCGCCGGAGCACCTACCATGTGCAACGGAGCTAACTTGGCTTACCAACGCGCCGCCTTCTACGAGGTCGGTGGTTTTGGCGGCAACGCCCACGTGCCCAGCGGCGACGATGAATTTCTGCTGCATAAGATGGCCGAGGCCTACCCACAAGGCATCCAGTTTCTCAAGCACCCCGAGGCCACGGTGCACACCGCCGCGCAGCCTACCTTAGGTGCCTTGCTGCAGCAACGGGTGCGGTGGGCCAGCAAGTGGCGGCACTACCAAAGCGGGGCTTCGCGCGGGTTGGCCGTGTTGGTGCTGGCAGCCAACGTAGGTTTATGGGCGCTGGTTGGGTTGCTGCTTTGGCAGGCCTCGGTGTGGCCGTGGGTGCTGGCAGCCTGGGCTCTGAAGCTGGGGGCCGATGTGGCCTTTCTGAACCCGGTGCTGCGGTTTTTCGAGCGCCGCAAATGGCTGATGCTGGTGCCGCTGCTGCAGCTTGTGTACCCCCCGTACGCCTTGGCCGTGGGCCTCCTAGGTTTGCGCGGCGGGTACCGTTGGAAAGGGCGCCAAATGGCCGCAAAAAAAACAGAAATGCCTAGGTCGGTCGGGGTGCCCGGCGCGGCCAGCTAG
- a CDS encoding lysylphosphatidylglycerol synthase domain-containing protein, translating to MLGKLAVTALTLWLLWQSVVADAATSAAWRGLITDAKRGPAVMALLLVPLNWALEAWKWWRLAQHLEPVSYARSFRAVLVGLTLGFVTPNRVGDYAGRLLELKNRRPEALGAVFLGRYCQLVITLLAGAAGGLYFLARYIGHTYPLVVGGLVLTALLGSGLLLLPLYRSRYLLEAVLQWRPLGRFRRYVANLPHYPAKVLNEVLLVSGLRYAVFTAQFGLLLWAYGAQAPLGAALAAIAGTFLLKSLVPSLNALTDVGARELSATHLFGLLGLPVLPVLSASLSLWVLNIALPSAAGLLFVLRLKVLRRNRKRRKHLRVV from the coding sequence GTGCTTGGCAAGCTGGCCGTAACCGCCCTAACGCTGTGGCTGCTGTGGCAGTCGGTGGTGGCCGATGCGGCTACCTCTGCCGCGTGGCGCGGGCTGATTACCGATGCCAAACGCGGCCCTGCCGTGATGGCCTTGCTGCTGGTGCCCCTCAACTGGGCCCTGGAAGCCTGGAAGTGGTGGCGCCTGGCGCAGCACCTTGAGCCCGTATCGTATGCGCGCAGCTTTCGGGCAGTGCTGGTGGGGCTTACCCTGGGTTTTGTAACACCCAACCGAGTGGGCGACTACGCCGGCCGCTTACTCGAGCTCAAAAACCGTCGGCCCGAAGCCCTAGGTGCCGTGTTTCTGGGGCGCTACTGCCAATTGGTAATTACCCTGTTGGCAGGCGCAGCGGGCGGGCTGTACTTTTTAGCGCGCTACATCGGCCATACGTACCCCCTGGTGGTGGGCGGCTTGGTGCTCACGGCTCTGCTGGGCTCGGGCTTGCTGCTGTTGCCGCTCTACCGCAGCCGCTATTTGCTGGAGGCGGTGCTGCAGTGGCGGCCCCTAGGTAGGTTTAGGCGCTACGTGGCCAACCTGCCGCACTACCCGGCCAAGGTGCTCAACGAGGTGCTGTTGGTTTCGGGGCTGCGCTATGCCGTGTTCACGGCGCAGTTCGGCTTGCTGCTGTGGGCCTACGGTGCCCAGGCGCCCCTAGGTGCCGCGCTGGCCGCCATTGCCGGCACGTTCCTGCTGAAGTCGTTGGTACCCTCGCTTAACGCGCTTACCGATGTAGGCGCCCGCGAGCTGTCGGCCACACATCTGTTTGGTCTGCTGGGTTTGCCCGTACTGCCCGTGCTGAGCGCCAGCCTAAGCCTGTGGGTGCTGAATATTGCCTTGCCCAGCGCGGCTGGTCTGCTGTTTGTGCTGCGCCTAAAAGTGCTGCGGCGCAACCGCAAACGGCGCAAGCACCTGCGCGTGGTATGA
- the ruvC gene encoding crossover junction endodeoxyribonuclease RuvC has product MATYPSPALLDLPKIIMGIDPGTQIMGYAVIEVTGQRVQVLRYDVINLKAFGSNHAVKLKKIFDRMIQLIEEYLPDELAIEAPFYGANVQSMLKLGRAQGVAIAACLSRDIPFVEYAPTKVKQSVTGSGAASKEQVAHMLRQTLTLPPMEEAPKLLDATDALAVALCHHYQKGNNVKAGGKSWGKFLAENPDKMAAPVAGKKAVAARKKPVAKA; this is encoded by the coding sequence ATGGCTACTTACCCCTCCCCCGCTTTGCTCGACCTGCCCAAGATCATTATGGGCATCGACCCCGGCACCCAGATTATGGGCTACGCCGTGATTGAGGTCACCGGCCAGCGGGTGCAGGTGCTGCGCTACGACGTCATCAATCTCAAGGCGTTTGGGTCCAATCACGCAGTAAAACTAAAGAAGATCTTCGACCGGATGATTCAGCTCATTGAGGAGTACCTCCCCGACGAGCTGGCCATCGAGGCTCCCTTTTACGGCGCCAACGTGCAAAGTATGCTCAAGCTGGGCCGTGCCCAGGGCGTGGCCATTGCTGCCTGCCTCTCGCGCGACATTCCGTTTGTGGAGTACGCCCCCACCAAGGTAAAGCAATCGGTTACGGGCTCGGGCGCTGCCAGCAAGGAGCAAGTGGCCCACATGCTGCGCCAAACGCTTACGTTGCCGCCCATGGAGGAAGCGCCTAAACTCCTCGACGCGACGGATGCCCTGGCCGTGGCGCTCTGCCACCACTACCAAAAGGGCAACAACGTAAAGGCCGGCGGCAAAAGCTGGGGCAAGTTCCTGGCCGAAAACCCCGATAAAATGGCCGCACCGGTGGCCGGCAAAAAAGCCGTGGCCGCCCGCAAAAAGCCGGTAGCTAAGGCCTAA
- a CDS encoding PhzF family phenazine biosynthesis protein, translating to MTLPIYQVDAFTDKVFAGNPAAVCPLQAWLPAETMQAIAAENNLAETAFFVPRPGTEAEYELRWFTPAVEVALCGHATLATAHVLFRHLGATAEELTFHSKSGPLRVRQQANGQLTLDFPAQPPQHLEHHPDGLLDGLRATPLSIHAGPDLIAVFDSEAEVRALRPSMTHLAKVEYRGVIATAPGSNGVDFVSRWFGPRVGVPEDPVTGSGHTQLVPYWAERLGKTTFHARQVSPRSGDLWCELRGDRVLMSGFAVTYLRGEIDFN from the coding sequence ATGACGCTCCCCATCTACCAGGTCGACGCCTTCACCGATAAAGTATTTGCAGGCAACCCCGCCGCCGTGTGCCCGCTGCAAGCGTGGCTGCCTGCCGAAACCATGCAGGCCATTGCCGCCGAAAACAACCTCGCCGAAACGGCCTTTTTCGTGCCGCGCCCGGGCACCGAGGCCGAGTACGAGCTGCGCTGGTTTACGCCCGCCGTGGAGGTAGCGCTGTGCGGCCATGCCACCTTGGCCACGGCCCACGTGCTGTTCCGGCACCTAGGCGCCACGGCCGAGGAGCTTACCTTTCACTCCAAAAGCGGCCCGTTGCGCGTGCGCCAACAAGCCAACGGCCAGCTCACGCTCGATTTCCCGGCCCAACCGCCGCAGCACCTGGAGCACCACCCCGATGGTTTGCTTGATGGCCTGCGCGCCACGCCCCTGAGCATCCACGCTGGCCCCGACCTCATTGCCGTGTTCGACTCCGAAGCCGAGGTGCGCGCCCTGCGCCCCAGCATGACGCACCTGGCCAAGGTGGAGTACCGCGGCGTAATTGCCACCGCTCCCGGCTCCAACGGCGTCGATTTCGTGTCGCGCTGGTTTGGGCCGCGCGTGGGCGTACCCGAGGACCCCGTCACCGGCTCGGGCCACACGCAATTGGTGCCGTACTGGGCCGAACGCCTCGGCAAAACCACTTTTCACGCCCGGCAAGTCTCGCCCCGCAGCGGCGACCTGTGGTGCGAGCTGCGCGGCGACCGGGTGCTGATGAGCGGTTTCGCCGTTACCTACCTGCGCGGCGAGATTGATTTCAATTAG
- a CDS encoding DMT family transporter translates to MNPRLLLVIGIVCISLSPIFVKGMPVPGLTSAFYRIVVAWVVLGLYVLLARKLKPISRHDLLISLLGGLVFASDIAVWNISIRLSSATVATLLANLAPVWVGLGSVVFLKARPGVSFWVGTSVALCGMVLLAGLPAILALQFDLGFLLAVLSSVFYGIYILLTKDVLRRIDTLTFMFWNMLAASVFLLLLCLIYQEPLWHFAADTWLGLLGLGLVCQLAGWLTINRSIQHLEPTRVSLSLLSQAFVTGLMAWVFLGEHITGTTIVGGCIVLFGIAITYIKPTSPRRRWRMPKETSKAPHS, encoded by the coding sequence ATGAACCCGCGCCTGCTGCTCGTTATCGGCATCGTCTGCATCTCGCTTTCGCCCATTTTCGTGAAGGGCATGCCGGTGCCGGGGCTTACTTCGGCTTTCTACCGCATTGTGGTGGCGTGGGTGGTGTTGGGGCTGTATGTGCTGCTGGCCCGCAAGCTCAAGCCCATCAGCCGCCATGATTTGCTTATTTCCTTGCTCGGCGGCTTGGTATTCGCCTCGGATATTGCCGTCTGGAACATCTCCATCCGGCTGTCGTCGGCTACCGTAGCAACGCTGCTGGCCAACCTTGCACCCGTGTGGGTGGGCCTGGGCAGTGTGGTGTTTCTGAAGGCCCGGCCCGGCGTTTCGTTTTGGGTTGGCACCTCGGTTGCTTTGTGCGGCATGGTGTTGCTGGCCGGGCTGCCCGCCATCCTGGCCTTGCAGTTCGACCTAGGCTTTCTGCTAGCGGTATTATCCAGCGTCTTCTATGGCATCTATATTCTGCTGACCAAAGACGTGCTGCGACGCATCGACACGCTCACGTTTATGTTCTGGAACATGCTAGCCGCTAGCGTGTTTCTGCTGTTGCTCTGCCTGATTTACCAAGAGCCGCTGTGGCACTTTGCCGCCGACACTTGGTTGGGGCTGCTGGGCTTGGGTTTGGTGTGTCAGCTGGCGGGTTGGCTTACCATCAACCGCTCTATTCAGCACCTCGAGCCCACCCGCGTGTCGCTAAGCCTCCTGAGCCAAGCGTTTGTTACGGGGCTGATGGCTTGGGTATTTCTTGGCGAACACATTACCGGCACCACCATCGTGGGCGGGTGTATCGTGCTGTTTGGCATTGCCATTACCTATATCAAGCCCACCTCACCTAGGAGGCGGTGGCGTATGCCCAAGGAAACTTCCAAGGCGCCGCATTCCTGA
- a CDS encoding RNA polymerase sigma factor, translating to MPPIEEIIAGCRRNHPVAQRQLYDHLAYRLMGVCLRYSPTRAEAEDALQNAFVKIFSNLHQYAGQGPFEAWARRIAVTTAINAYHQRKQRGPHVDCEEAAEQAHPDGTPLEQLSAHEVLSLMQTLPLGYRTVLNLYAVEGYSHAEIAELLGISEGTSKSQLSRARHLLEERLVASNKIA from the coding sequence ATGCCGCCAATCGAAGAAATAATCGCCGGGTGCCGCCGCAACCACCCGGTGGCCCAACGGCAGTTGTACGACCACTTGGCTTACCGGCTGATGGGCGTGTGCCTGCGCTACAGCCCCACGCGCGCCGAAGCCGAGGACGCCTTGCAAAACGCCTTCGTGAAAATCTTCAGCAACCTGCACCAATACGCCGGGCAGGGCCCCTTCGAAGCGTGGGCGCGCCGCATTGCCGTTACCACCGCCATCAACGCCTACCACCAACGCAAGCAGCGCGGCCCCCACGTGGATTGCGAAGAAGCCGCCGAGCAGGCCCACCCCGATGGCACCCCGCTCGAGCAGCTTTCGGCGCACGAGGTGCTTAGCCTGATGCAAACCCTGCCCCTGGGCTACCGCACCGTGCTAAATCTGTACGCGGTGGAAGGCTACTCGCACGCCGAAATCGCCGAGCTGCTGGGCATTTCCGAAGGCACCAGCAAATCGCAGTTATCCCGCGCCCGCCACCTGCTCGAAGAACGGCTGGTGGCCTCCAACAAGATTGCCTAA
- the hutI gene encoding imidazolonepropionase: MPIAQPYSLLIRNAAQVLTLVGPPPDKPLAGAAMSEWRIIDLGYVACYGGSIAAVGPMHELDEALIGPDTRIIEATGRVVMPGLVECHTHLVFGGNRADEFQRKLQGESYLDILASGGGILSTVRKTRAASDEELLAQALHHLKGFRHYGVTTLETKTGYGLDKPTELRLLRVARQAGQRQPVRIVNTFLGAHVPGPEYKGRPADYLAYLAAEVLPEVQGAAEFVDVFCEEGAFGVADARRYLQRARDLGFKLKIHAEQLHDLGGCLMAAELGATSVDHCDYLTPEGAAHVAAAGQGRTVAVLLPLVPMFLRQAQYAPGRQFVDAGLPVAISTDFNPGSCPSKNLWLALQVACLKMGLTPREALAAVTLNAAWAIDRQQDCGSLEPGKRADVLLLHVPDYRELPYWLGENPVAQVVIGGEVV, encoded by the coding sequence GTGCCCATCGCCCAACCCTACTCGCTGCTCATCCGCAACGCCGCGCAGGTGCTCACGCTGGTCGGCCCACCCCCCGATAAGCCCTTGGCTGGTGCTGCCATGTCGGAGTGGCGCATCATCGACCTAGGGTACGTAGCCTGCTACGGCGGCAGCATTGCCGCCGTGGGCCCAATGCACGAGCTCGACGAGGCGCTGATCGGCCCCGACACCCGCATCATCGAGGCCACGGGGCGCGTGGTGATGCCCGGCTTGGTGGAGTGCCACACGCACTTGGTGTTTGGCGGCAACCGCGCCGATGAGTTTCAGCGCAAGCTGCAGGGCGAGTCGTACCTCGATATCCTGGCCTCGGGTGGGGGCATCCTGAGCACGGTGCGCAAAACCCGCGCGGCTTCGGATGAAGAGCTGCTCGCCCAAGCCCTGCACCACCTCAAAGGCTTCCGGCACTACGGCGTAACCACCCTCGAAACCAAAACCGGCTACGGGCTCGACAAACCCACCGAGCTGCGCCTGCTGCGCGTGGCCCGGCAAGCGGGGCAGCGGCAGCCCGTGCGCATCGTCAATACCTTCCTAGGTGCCCACGTGCCCGGCCCCGAGTACAAGGGCCGCCCCGCCGATTACCTCGCGTATTTGGCGGCCGAAGTGCTGCCCGAAGTGCAAGGCGCAGCCGAGTTCGTGGATGTGTTTTGCGAGGAAGGCGCCTTTGGCGTGGCCGATGCGCGCCGCTACCTGCAGCGCGCCCGCGACCTAGGCTTTAAGTTGAAGATCCATGCCGAGCAGCTGCACGACCTAGGCGGCTGCCTGATGGCCGCCGAGCTGGGCGCCACCAGCGTCGACCACTGCGACTACCTCACGCCCGAGGGCGCCGCCCACGTGGCTGCCGCGGGCCAAGGGCGCACCGTGGCGGTGTTGTTGCCATTGGTACCCATGTTTTTGCGCCAAGCCCAGTACGCGCCCGGTCGGCAGTTTGTGGATGCCGGGTTGCCCGTGGCCATCAGCACCGATTTCAACCCCGGCTCGTGCCCCAGCAAAAACCTGTGGCTGGCCTTGCAGGTTGCCTGCCTGAAAATGGGCCTGACCCCGCGCGAAGCCTTGGCCGCCGTAACCCTCAACGCCGCCTGGGCCATCGACCGGCAGCAGGATTGCGGCTCGCTGGAGCCCGGCAAACGCGCCGACGTGCTGCTGCTGCACGTGCCCGACTACCGCGAGCTGCCGTACTGGCTGGGCGAAAACCCGGTGGCGCAGGTGGTAATTGGCGGCGAAGTAGTCTAG
- a CDS encoding AAA family ATPase gives MQAIVFCGIQATGKSTFYKQRFFNSHVRISLDLLRTRNRERRLLQFCLETQARFVVDNTNPTAAERQVYIAAARQAGYQVVGYYFQSVPREALLRNQQRPAPEQVPAKGILGTRGRLELPTYAEGFDELYYVRIGADGGFEVRPWQA, from the coding sequence ATGCAGGCCATCGTTTTCTGTGGTATTCAGGCCACGGGCAAGTCCACGTTCTACAAGCAGCGGTTCTTCAACTCGCACGTGCGCATCAGCCTCGATTTGCTCCGCACCCGCAACCGCGAGCGGCGCCTGCTGCAGTTTTGCCTCGAAACCCAGGCCCGTTTTGTGGTGGATAACACCAACCCCACGGCGGCCGAGCGGCAGGTGTACATTGCCGCAGCCCGGCAGGCTGGCTACCAGGTGGTGGGCTATTACTTTCAATCGGTGCCGCGCGAGGCCCTGCTCCGCAACCAGCAGCGCCCCGCGCCGGAGCAGGTGCCCGCCAAAGGTATTTTAGGCACGAGAGGCCGCCTCGAGTTGCCCACCTACGCCGAGGGTTTCGATGAGCTGTACTACGTGCGCATTGGGGCCGATGGCGGCTTCGAGGTGAGGCCCTGGCAGGCGTAA